The following is a genomic window from Dermatophilaceae bacterium Soc4.6.
ACGACGAGGTCGACCTGGCGCTCGGCCAGGGCCCAGCCGAGGCGGCGCAGGGGGGCGCCCACGAGGTCGGGGTGGCTCGAGACGGCGACGACCTCGGCGCTGTAGGCGTCGACCGCGGCGAGGGCCGACTCCGGGGGCCCGAAGACGGGCACCCCCTCGATCGTGGTCATCTCGCGGTGGGCGGGGTCGTCGAGCCCGGACACGCAGGCGGCGACGATGCGCATACCCGACTCGGGCGACGAGTCGATCTCCTTGATGAGGGCCTCGACGGAGTCGGCCCGGCCGACCACGACGGTGTCGTGCAGGCAGCTGCCGAGGCGGCGACGCTTCTGGAGGTCGCGGCGCATGGCCCAGCGCACGATCAGACCGGCCAGCAGGCTGGCGGGAACGAGCGGCACGAGGACCTCGCGAGGCACCCGGACGTCGGAGACGAAGAAGAGGAGGCCGAAGGTCGCGGCCACGAGCATCGCGGCCCGTCCGACCGCGCGGTACTCAGCGGAACCCGTGCCGAGGTGGGCGCTGCTGTAGCTCTGCACCAGCCCGAGCGACAGGACCCAGACGAGGGGGGTGACGGCCAGGATGATGACCCGGCTGAGGCCGAGACCGGTCTCGGCGAGGTAGATGACGGCAGCGCAGACCATCGAGCTGACGAGGTCCCAGATGATCAGCCGCATGCGGTAGCCCCGGACCCACCCGCGCGGGCGGCGACGGACGCCCCAGGTGCCGGGTGACGCGAGCTCACCCTGACGGGTCGCCGGCGCCCCGTCGGTCTGTCGCACTGCTTCGAACGTCCCCACGTACTCGGTCACCTGCTGCCCCTTCTCTTCCCCGACACTGCTGACTCCCCATGACCGGTGCGACTGCCGCACGGAGGAGAGACGATC
Proteins encoded in this region:
- a CDS encoding sugar transferase, translating into MTEYVGTFEAVRQTDGAPATRQGELASPGTWGVRRRPRGWVRGYRMRLIIWDLVSSMVCAAVIYLAETGLGLSRVIILAVTPLVWVLSLGLVQSYSSAHLGTGSAEYRAVGRAAMLVAATFGLLFFVSDVRVPREVLVPLVPASLLAGLIVRWAMRRDLQKRRRLGSCLHDTVVVGRADSVEALIKEIDSSPESGMRIVAACVSGLDDPAHREMTTIEGVPVFGPPESALAAVDAYSAEVVAVSSHPDLVGAPLRRLGWALAERQVDLVVAPGIVEVAGPRLSLRPAAGVSLLHVERPLDSGARVVAKRIADALMTAGILLAALPVLAVVAVLVKTNSEGPIFYLQERVGTKGERFRMVKFRTMVVNADAMVASMSSGHDLNAVLFKDRLDPRITSVGRVLRKYSLDELPQLFNVLAGQMSLVGPRPPLPREVDAYEPDAVQRLRVRPGMTGLWQISGRSDLSWEQSLRLDLWYVDNWSLVLDLQILVRTVKAVVRHTGAY